The following are from one region of the Carassius gibelio isolate Cgi1373 ecotype wild population from Czech Republic chromosome A13, carGib1.2-hapl.c, whole genome shotgun sequence genome:
- the LOC128026617 gene encoding leucine-rich repeat-containing protein 73-like has product MYNFCCGLHGSPLLDAGQVTLHGALSTHPSLVSLDLGDCMLGDEEVCLICGMFPPDGAKSGLKELTLSANPAVSTQGWAPLAITVAHTSQLRVLNLDYNLLGDHIAGMLAVSVASSRILEVLDLEGTGLTNQSAQVFLDMVENYPTSLRVLVLAENDISHELQQQISDLLSEGEEEEGRDGEARGCSVPPREKPAWVPHSSKG; this is encoded by the exons ATGTACAACTTCTGTTGCGG TCTCCATGGAAGTCCACTTTTAGATGCAGGACAGGTCACCCTGCATGGAGCCCTCTCCACTCACCCCTCACTGGTGTCCTTGGATTTGGGTGACTGTATGCTTGGAGATGAGGAAGTTTGTCTCATTTGTGGCATGTTTCCTCCGGATGGAGCCAAATCAG GACTTAAAGAGCTCACACTGAGTGCCAACCCAGCTGTCAGCACGCAGGGCTGGGCTCCACTGGCCATCACCGTGGCTCATACCTCACAGTTACGGGTCCTCAACCTCGACTACAACCTCTTAG GGGATCACATCGCTGGGATGCTGGCTGTCTCTGTCGCATCCAGTCGAATACTTGAAGTCCTGGACTTGGAGGGAACAGGCCTCACCAATCAGTCAGCACAG GTCTTCCTTGATATGGTGGAGAACTACCCCACCAGCCTGCGTGTGCTGGTTCTAGCCGAGAACGACATCAGTCATGAGCTGCAGCAGCAGATCTCAGATCTCCTCTCTgaaggtgaggaggaggagggtaGGGATGGAGAGGCACGCGGATGCTCGGTGCCCCCCAGGGAGAAACCCGCCTGGGTTCCCCACAGCAGTAAGGGCTGA